In Saccharicrinis fermentans DSM 9555 = JCM 21142, a genomic segment contains:
- the ilvD gene encoding dihydroxy-acid dehydratase, translating to MKHKLRSATTTEGRRMAGARSLWRANGVKEEQFGKPMIAIVNSFTQFVPGHVHLHEIGQEVKKLIEAQGCFAAEFNTIAVDDGIAMGHDGMLYSLPSRDVIADSVEYMCNAHRADAMVCISNCDKITPGMLMAAMRLNIPAIFVSGGPMEAGKVGDKALDLVDAMVMAADDNVSDEEVSAVEENACPTCGSCSGMFTANSMNCLNEAIGLALPGNGTIVATHANRKHLFERAAKIIVENTYKYYRDGDASILPRNIATFQAFTNAMTLDVAMGGSTNTVLHILAIAHEAGVNFTMDDIDQISRKTPVLSKVAPNSDYHIEDVNRAGGILGILAELDRAGLLDHNVSRVDGLTLKQAVDKYDVTKPSIPEDVKDIYTSAPAGIRNLKMGSQKTHYAQLDLDRERGCIRSVENAYNKDGGLAVLKGNIAVDGCVVKTAGVDESIFIFKGKARVYQSQDAACDGILSGEVKAGEVVVIIYEGPKGGPGMQEMLYPTSYIKSRHLGEKCALITDGRFSGGTSGLSIGHVSPEAAAGGNIGLVQTGDEIEINIPQRSINVLVSDEELTVRRKKEEAKGNNAFMPEPRERQVSKALKAYAHLVSSADKGAVRII from the coding sequence ATGAAACACAAATTAAGAAGTGCGACAACAACAGAAGGCCGAAGGATGGCTGGAGCACGAAGCTTGTGGAGGGCAAACGGAGTTAAAGAAGAACAATTCGGAAAACCTATGATTGCGATTGTTAATTCCTTTACCCAATTTGTTCCAGGTCATGTACATTTGCACGAGATAGGACAAGAGGTTAAAAAACTAATTGAAGCCCAAGGTTGTTTCGCGGCCGAATTTAATACGATCGCAGTGGATGATGGCATAGCCATGGGGCACGATGGTATGTTGTACTCTTTACCTTCACGCGATGTCATCGCCGATAGTGTTGAATACATGTGTAATGCGCACCGTGCCGATGCCATGGTATGCATCAGTAATTGCGATAAAATTACCCCCGGCATGTTAATGGCTGCCATGCGTTTAAATATTCCGGCCATATTTGTTTCCGGAGGTCCAATGGAAGCAGGAAAAGTAGGTGATAAGGCACTTGATTTGGTCGACGCCATGGTAATGGCAGCAGACGATAACGTTTCTGACGAAGAGGTAAGTGCCGTAGAAGAAAACGCATGCCCAACTTGCGGATCTTGCTCAGGCATGTTTACAGCCAACTCCATGAACTGCTTAAATGAGGCCATCGGACTAGCTTTACCTGGCAATGGAACAATCGTTGCCACTCATGCCAATCGAAAACATCTGTTTGAGAGAGCTGCCAAAATAATTGTAGAAAATACTTACAAGTACTACCGAGACGGAGATGCTTCCATATTACCGCGTAATATAGCTACGTTTCAAGCCTTTACAAATGCCATGACGTTGGATGTGGCCATGGGAGGTTCAACAAACACTGTTCTTCATATTCTGGCCATTGCCCACGAAGCCGGTGTCAACTTTACCATGGATGATATTGATCAGATATCCAGAAAAACGCCTGTACTATCAAAGGTAGCACCTAACTCAGATTACCACATTGAAGATGTAAACCGCGCAGGAGGTATATTAGGTATATTGGCAGAATTAGATAGAGCAGGACTATTAGACCATAATGTATCCAGAGTAGATGGTTTAACATTAAAACAAGCGGTTGACAAATACGATGTAACCAAGCCTTCTATTCCAGAAGATGTAAAAGATATATACACCAGTGCCCCCGCAGGTATTCGCAACCTAAAAATGGGGTCACAAAAAACACATTATGCACAACTCGACCTAGATAGAGAAAGAGGTTGCATACGGTCTGTTGAAAATGCTTACAACAAAGATGGAGGATTAGCTGTTCTTAAAGGAAATATTGCAGTAGATGGCTGTGTTGTAAAAACAGCAGGTGTAGACGAATCTATTTTTATATTTAAAGGGAAAGCCAGGGTCTATCAATCTCAGGATGCCGCTTGTGATGGTATATTATCGGGAGAAGTAAAGGCAGGAGAAGTGGTTGTGATCATATATGAAGGCCCCAAAGGAGGCCCAGGTATGCAAGAGATGCTCTACCCTACTTCATACATCAAATCGCGTCACCTAGGTGAAAAATGTGCTTTGATTACGGATGGAAGGTTTTCGGGCGGAACATCTGGTTTATCAATCGGACATGTATCTCCAGAAGCTGCAGCAGGCGGTAACATTGGATTGGTACAAACAGGCGATGAAATAGAGATCAATATTCCCCAACGATCAATCAACGTATTGGTCAGCGATGAGGAATTGACAGTCCGTAGAAAAAAAGAAGAAGCAAAAGGAAATAATGCATTTATGCCCGAGCCTCGTGAGAGACAGGTTTCTAAAGCTTTAAAGGCATATGCACATTTAGTAAGTTCTGCCGATAAAGGGGCAGTAAGAATAATATAG
- the ilvB gene encoding biosynthetic-type acetolactate synthase large subunit — protein sequence MEKNKNAKERISGSEAVLRSLLCEGVDLIFGYPGGAIMPVYDALYDYQDKLNHVLTRHEQGAVHAAQGFARVTGKVGVCFATSGPGATNTVTGIADAMIDSTPLVVITGQVASPLLGTDAFQEIDVLGITQPITKWNYLVKTAEEIPEAIAKAFYIAATGRPGPVVIDITKDAQFGEVEFNYQKVKHIRSYTPVPLTKPDSIMDAAEIINSAKKPLALIGQGVILGHAEEELKAFLDKTGIPAAWTLLGLSAMPSDYELNVGMLGMHGNYGPNVKTNECDVLIAIGMRFDDRVTGDVNSYAKQAKVIHLEIDPAEVNKIIKADVAVLGSVKDTLPALTKEVNGNAYPEWLSEFKACHKIENEKVIANEVFPTQKGLTMGEVVHKVSKAFDDDAILVTDVGQHQMMGSRYFNFKRTRSNVTSGGLGTMGFGLPAALGAKLGAPDRDVCVFIGDGGFQMTIQELGTIFQTKAAVKIIVLNNNFLGMVRQWQELFFDGRYASTELVNPNFQMIANGFGIKSALVDSRENLDAAIDKMAKHEGPFFLEVKVEKEGNVFPMVPAGSSVSDIRLE from the coding sequence ATGGAAAAGAACAAGAACGCGAAAGAGAGAATTTCCGGTTCAGAAGCAGTGCTTCGGTCATTATTATGTGAGGGTGTGGATTTAATTTTTGGATATCCTGGAGGCGCCATCATGCCAGTATATGATGCCCTTTACGATTATCAAGATAAACTGAACCATGTACTCACTCGCCATGAACAAGGAGCCGTTCATGCAGCCCAAGGATTCGCACGAGTTACAGGCAAAGTGGGCGTCTGCTTTGCCACCTCAGGTCCCGGAGCCACCAATACGGTAACCGGAATAGCGGATGCAATGATCGATTCTACCCCACTGGTAGTGATCACTGGTCAGGTAGCATCACCCCTGCTGGGCACTGATGCTTTCCAAGAGATCGATGTACTGGGTATCACCCAACCTATTACCAAGTGGAATTATTTGGTAAAAACAGCAGAGGAGATACCTGAGGCTATCGCGAAAGCATTTTATATTGCAGCCACCGGCCGACCAGGACCTGTGGTGATCGACATCACAAAAGATGCTCAGTTTGGTGAAGTGGAATTCAACTACCAAAAGGTAAAACATATTAGAAGCTATACTCCTGTTCCACTCACAAAACCGGATTCTATTATGGATGCGGCTGAGATCATCAATTCTGCCAAGAAACCTCTTGCGCTCATTGGCCAGGGCGTAATCCTAGGTCACGCTGAAGAAGAGCTGAAAGCATTTTTAGATAAAACAGGTATTCCGGCAGCCTGGACCTTGTTGGGACTATCGGCCATGCCCTCAGACTACGAATTAAATGTGGGTATGTTAGGCATGCATGGAAACTATGGTCCCAATGTAAAAACCAACGAATGTGATGTATTGATTGCCATCGGTATGCGATTTGACGATAGGGTTACTGGTGATGTTAACTCCTATGCCAAACAAGCCAAAGTCATACATCTTGAAATAGACCCCGCGGAGGTGAATAAAATCATAAAGGCAGATGTGGCTGTTTTAGGAAGTGTAAAAGATACATTACCTGCACTCACAAAAGAAGTCAATGGAAATGCATATCCTGAATGGTTATCGGAGTTTAAAGCCTGTCATAAAATTGAAAACGAAAAGGTGATTGCCAATGAAGTTTTTCCAACACAGAAAGGATTAACCATGGGCGAAGTGGTTCATAAGGTATCCAAAGCCTTTGATGACGATGCAATTCTAGTAACGGATGTGGGGCAACATCAAATGATGGGCTCACGCTACTTTAACTTTAAACGGACCAGAAGTAATGTCACATCCGGCGGATTAGGAACCATGGGTTTTGGTCTTCCTGCTGCATTAGGTGCCAAACTGGGTGCCCCGGATCGCGATGTATGTGTGTTTATTGGTGACGGTGGTTTTCAAATGACCATTCAAGAGTTGGGAACCATCTTTCAAACGAAGGCTGCAGTAAAAATCATTGTACTGAACAACAACTTCTTAGGTATGGTACGTCAATGGCAAGAACTGTTCTTTGATGGACGATATGCATCAACAGAATTGGTGAACCCTAATTTTCAGATGATTGCCAATGGCTTTGGAATTAAAAGTGCCTTAGTGGACTCGAGAGAAAATTTGGATGCAGCCATTGATAAAATGGCCAAACATGAAGGGCCATTCTTCCTGGAGGTGAAAGTTGAAAAAGAAGGTAATGTATTCCCAATGGTTCCGGCTGGCAGTTCCGTATCCGATATACGTTTAGAGTAG
- the ilvN gene encoding acetolactate synthase small subunit: MQQEFTITIFSENHVGLLNQITTAFTRRSINIESLNTSESSLEGIHKFTIVVFTTREQMDKLVGQLEKKIDVLKVFVFTNDEIIHQELALYKVPTEALLNGNEIEQIVRNYGAQIMEVTPEYTVIQKTGHKAETQELFVKLDKYGVLQFIRSGRVAITKLRTELLEKYLKKLRTENKIRGIETF, translated from the coding sequence ATGCAACAAGAATTCACAATTACCATATTTTCCGAAAACCACGTAGGTCTGCTCAACCAGATAACTACAGCCTTTACCCGTCGTAGCATCAATATTGAGAGTTTAAACACCTCAGAATCATCACTTGAAGGAATTCATAAATTTACCATTGTGGTATTCACCACACGCGAACAAATGGATAAATTGGTCGGACAACTGGAAAAAAAGATTGACGTACTCAAGGTATTTGTATTTACCAACGACGAAATCATTCACCAAGAGCTTGCTTTATACAAAGTACCAACAGAAGCCTTACTAAATGGAAATGAGATTGAGCAAATCGTCCGTAACTATGGAGCCCAAATCATGGAAGTAACACCAGAATATACGGTGATACAAAAAACAGGACACAAGGCAGAAACACAAGAACTATTTGTTAAGCTAGATAAATACGGAGTACTTCAATTTATTCGGTCTGGTAGAGTGGCCATTACCAAGCTAAGAACCGAACTTCTCGAAAAATACCTAAAGAAACTTAGGACAGAAAATAAAATTAGAGGTATAGAAACATTTTAA
- a CDS encoding 2-isopropylmalate synthase, producing the protein MSNKIYIFDTTLRDGEQVPGCQLNTIEKIEVAKQLEKLGVDVIEAGFPISSPGDFNSVVEISKAVSNPTICALTRAVKKDIEVAAEALKFAKRGRIHTGIGTSPYHIYQKLNSNPEEIIERAVAAVKYARQFVDDVEFYAEDAGRSENEYLARVIEAVIAAGATVVNIPDTTGYCLPKEYGEKIAYLVNHVPNIDRAIISTHCHNDLGMATANTLAGIVNGARQVEVTLNGLGERAGNTALEEVVMALRSHKDLDYETGVDTKQIIKTSKLVSTLMRMPVQANKAIVGRNAFAHSSGIHQDGVLKNRETYEIIDPADVGVKESSIVLTARSGRAALKHRLEVLGYKLDKDKLDHVYKNFLVLADSKKDISDEDIEVLVGHEKKEERVLKLDNFQVICGKSCIPSATVTINHNGTIMTHNAIGNGPVDAAFSAIKTMLQVEDAVLEEYLVQAVTRGSSEIGKVHIQLSKDGRTVHGFGANVDILTASVWAYLDALSKII; encoded by the coding sequence ATGAGCAATAAAATTTATATTTTCGACACCACCTTGAGAGATGGGGAGCAGGTCCCCGGTTGCCAGTTAAATACTATTGAAAAGATAGAAGTAGCTAAGCAACTGGAAAAACTGGGTGTTGACGTCATAGAGGCCGGGTTTCCAATTTCAAGTCCCGGCGACTTTAATTCGGTTGTAGAGATTTCAAAGGCGGTCAGTAATCCCACTATATGCGCTTTAACACGAGCTGTTAAAAAAGATATTGAAGTGGCTGCCGAGGCCCTTAAATTCGCAAAAAGGGGTCGTATCCATACAGGTATCGGAACATCGCCTTATCATATTTACCAAAAATTAAACTCTAATCCAGAGGAAATTATAGAACGTGCCGTTGCGGCAGTCAAATATGCCCGTCAGTTTGTGGATGATGTGGAGTTTTATGCAGAGGATGCCGGACGTAGTGAAAACGAATATTTAGCACGTGTAATTGAAGCTGTGATTGCAGCAGGAGCCACAGTGGTAAATATACCCGACACAACAGGATATTGCTTACCTAAAGAATACGGCGAAAAAATTGCATACTTGGTAAATCATGTACCCAATATCGATCGTGCCATCATCTCAACGCACTGTCACAACGACTTGGGTATGGCCACCGCAAATACCTTAGCTGGTATAGTGAATGGTGCCCGACAAGTGGAAGTAACGCTCAATGGACTGGGAGAACGAGCTGGTAATACAGCCCTGGAAGAGGTAGTAATGGCCCTACGTAGCCACAAAGACCTCGACTATGAGACAGGTGTTGACACCAAGCAAATCATCAAGACCAGTAAGTTGGTTTCTACCTTAATGCGTATGCCTGTTCAGGCCAACAAAGCCATCGTTGGACGTAACGCATTTGCTCATTCTTCAGGTATACACCAGGATGGTGTACTAAAAAACCGTGAGACATATGAGATCATAGATCCCGCTGATGTAGGGGTAAAAGAATCCAGCATTGTACTAACCGCACGAAGCGGAAGAGCGGCCCTCAAACACCGCCTCGAAGTACTTGGATATAAGTTAGACAAAGACAAGCTAGACCATGTCTATAAGAACTTTTTGGTATTGGCCGATTCAAAAAAGGATATCAGTGATGAAGATATAGAAGTACTGGTTGGCCATGAGAAGAAAGAAGAACGCGTCCTGAAATTAGATAATTTTCAAGTGATATGTGGAAAGTCATGCATTCCATCGGCCACAGTTACCATTAACCATAACGGAACAATCATGACGCACAATGCCATCGGTAATGGACCTGTGGATGCTGCTTTTTCGGCCATTAAAACCATGCTTCAAGTAGAAGATGCTGTACTAGAAGAATACCTGGTACAGGCTGTTACCAGAGGATCTTCCGAAATAGGAAAAGTACATATTCAACTATCCAAAGATGGAAGAACGGTTCATGGCTTCGGTGCTAATGTGGACATACTTACAGCTTCTGTCTGGGCCTATTTGGATGCGCTTTCAAAAATAATATAA